From Deinococcus aquaticus, one genomic window encodes:
- a CDS encoding LD-carboxypeptidase — MTVPDPASLVPPSVQRGFVRPPRLGPGSRVAALSLSSGFVTEVMNRYRAGVGQVAREFRWEVVAAPNALRGPEFLAANPQARADDLHWALQSADIDGMVSIIGGDDSVRLLPLLRPDLIRAHPKALLGFSDSTVTLTQFLRAGVMAYHGPALLTDLAENGGMHPFTVQGLRRALVDPPAPFELEAAPEWTQGGPDWADEAAQEVPRTFLPGDGWVWLQGDAPAQGHLAGAAGLILARPRTYTPGMVEDLHGWVRRVLAEAGRAEMPVVANVDFGHTSPQLTLPLGAPARLDPRAGRVTVWP; from the coding sequence ATGACCGTTCCCGATCCGGCGTCCCTGGTGCCTCCCTCCGTTCAGCGCGGGTTCGTGCGTCCGCCGCGCCTGGGGCCGGGGTCGCGGGTGGCGGCGCTGAGCCTGTCGAGCGGTTTTGTCACGGAGGTCATGAACCGCTACCGCGCCGGGGTGGGTCAGGTCGCGCGTGAATTCAGGTGGGAGGTCGTGGCGGCCCCGAACGCTCTGCGCGGCCCGGAGTTCCTGGCGGCGAACCCGCAGGCCCGCGCGGACGACCTGCACTGGGCGCTTCAGTCGGCGGACATAGACGGTATGGTCAGCATTATCGGCGGGGACGACAGCGTGCGCCTGCTGCCGCTGCTACGCCCGGACCTGATCCGTGCGCACCCGAAGGCGCTGCTGGGCTTCAGTGACTCCACCGTCACCCTCACGCAGTTCCTGCGGGCGGGCGTCATGGCGTACCACGGCCCGGCCCTCCTGACCGATCTGGCCGAGAACGGCGGAATGCACCCCTTCACGGTGCAGGGGTTGCGGCGCGCACTGGTGGACCCACCCGCGCCCTTCGAGCTGGAGGCCGCCCCTGAGTGGACGCAGGGTGGCCCCGACTGGGCTGACGAGGCCGCGCAGGAAGTCCCGCGCACCTTCCTTCCCGGCGACGGCTGGGTGTGGCTCCAGGGCGACGCGCCCGCGCAGGGGCACCTGGCGGGCGCCGCCGGGCTGATCCTGGCCCGCCCCCGCACCTACACGCCCGGGATGGTCGAGGACCTGCACGGCTGGGTGCGCCGTGTACTGGCCGAGGCAGGCCGCGCGGAGATGCCGGTCGTGGCGAACGTGGACTTCGGGCACACCAGCCCGCAACTCACGCTGCCACTGGGCGCGCCCGCCCGTCTGGACCCCCGCGCGGGCCGCGTGACCGTCTGGCCCTGA
- a CDS encoding GNAT family N-acetyltransferase, which produces MTVTVRRLTPADAPAYRAARLAALHADPAAFLTNTAEFAALGDEALAARLAPDAAGVTLGAFGGRELVGLLTLVREAAPPLAHRVNVYGVSVAPQVRGQGVGAALVAAGVELARSWVGVTSLHLAVMDSQPAALRLYERAGFRVWGTRPDAVRRDGSVHAEHWLSLDLTVP; this is translated from the coding sequence GTGACCGTCACGGTCCGCCGCCTGACGCCCGCCGACGCACCCGCGTACCGGGCCGCGCGACTGGCCGCGTTGCACGCCGACCCGGCCGCCTTCCTGACGAACACCGCCGAGTTCGCGGCGCTCGGCGACGAGGCGCTGGCGGCCCGCCTCGCGCCGGACGCGGCGGGCGTCACGCTGGGCGCGTTCGGGGGCCGCGAACTCGTGGGGCTGCTGACGCTGGTGCGCGAGGCGGCCCCGCCCCTGGCACACCGTGTGAACGTGTACGGCGTGTCCGTCGCCCCGCAGGTGCGTGGTCAGGGCGTCGGCGCGGCGCTGGTCGCGGCGGGCGTGGAACTGGCGCGCTCGTGGGTGGGCGTGACCTCGCTGCACCTCGCGGTCATGGACTCGCAGCCTGCCGCGCTTCGCCTGTACGAACGCGCCGGGTTCCGCGTGTGGGGCACCCGGCCGGACGCGGTGCGCCGCGATGGGAGCGTGCACGCCGAGCACTGGCTGAGCCTCGACCTGACCGTGCCCTGA
- a CDS encoding carbon-nitrogen hydrolase family protein, translating to MTGHVGSVERVRVAAAAYPVDFLADWAAFEAKLSRWVADAAGQGAQLLVFPEYAPLELVSLLPVGLHHDVIGMRPALQAFVPEFVALHARLAREYGVGIVAGSYPVAHAGAFVNRAFVFGPDGTQGHQDKLLMTRFEAEEWDVAPGEGVQVFDLPLPGGTLRFGVAICYDSEFPGLARAQAEAGAELLVVPSFTGSRAGFTRVRVGSMARALENQLYALHAPLIADAPWTYAVEDAHGAAGVYAPSDNGLPEDGIVAQLGWNEPGWLVTDLDLTLTRHVRADGHVLNWRDRHVGVSRAVPAGVVTLGGAPEPA from the coding sequence ATGACAGGGCATGTGGGCAGCGTGGAACGGGTGCGGGTGGCGGCGGCGGCGTACCCGGTGGACTTCCTGGCGGACTGGGCGGCCTTCGAGGCCAAGCTGTCGCGCTGGGTGGCGGACGCGGCGGGCCAGGGGGCGCAGCTGCTGGTGTTCCCGGAGTACGCGCCGCTGGAACTGGTGAGTCTGCTGCCGGTTGGGCTGCACCACGACGTGATCGGGATGCGCCCGGCCCTCCAGGCGTTCGTGCCAGAGTTCGTGGCGCTGCACGCGCGGCTGGCCCGGGAGTACGGCGTGGGGATCGTGGCCGGGAGTTACCCGGTCGCGCACGCGGGGGCGTTCGTGAACCGGGCGTTCGTGTTCGGCCCGGACGGCACGCAGGGCCATCAGGACAAGCTGCTGATGACCCGGTTCGAGGCCGAGGAGTGGGACGTCGCGCCGGGCGAGGGCGTGCAGGTGTTCGACCTTCCGCTGCCCGGCGGCACGCTGCGCTTCGGCGTGGCGATCTGCTACGACAGCGAGTTTCCGGGACTGGCGCGCGCGCAGGCCGAGGCGGGCGCGGAACTGCTGGTCGTGCCGTCCTTCACGGGCAGCCGGGCCGGGTTCACGCGCGTGCGGGTGGGCAGCATGGCCCGCGCACTCGAAAACCAGCTGTACGCGCTGCACGCCCCGCTGATCGCGGACGCCCCCTGGACGTACGCGGTCGAGGACGCGCACGGCGCGGCGGGCGTGTACGCCCCGTCCGACAACGGGCTGCCCGAGGACGGCATCGTGGCGCAGCTCGGCTGGAACGAGCCCGGCTGGCTGGTCACGGACCTGGACCTGACCCTGACCCGCCACGTCCGTGCGGACGGGCACGTGCTGAACTGGCGGGACCGGCACGTCGGCGTGAGCCGCGCTGTGCCCGCCGGGGTCGTGACGCTGGGCGGAGCGCCGGAACCCGCGTGA
- a CDS encoding 5-formyltetrahydrofolate cyclo-ligase yields the protein MTVTAGALREQVWDDLLARRACAYPLPPHGHCPNFTHARKAAAQLLSHPDVAALHTLIVGPERALLPLRQQALKAGKTLFVPHQKKEGWYWRVTDPAGAKLSALSAHGEATLTPTGAQAAVLACVAADHHGARLGKGFGWGARGLHLDLPEFTLAHPLMLRPALPCPADSHVTLIGTPDRVITPPAHLPDGTNRP from the coding sequence ATGACGGTCACGGCGGGCGCGCTGCGCGAACAGGTGTGGGACGATCTGCTGGCCCGCCGCGCCTGCGCGTACCCGCTGCCGCCGCACGGGCACTGCCCGAACTTCACGCACGCGAGGAAGGCCGCCGCGCAACTGCTCTCGCACCCGGACGTGGCGGCCCTGCACACCCTGATCGTCGGGCCGGAACGGGCGCTGCTGCCCCTGCGGCAACAGGCCCTGAAGGCCGGGAAGACGCTGTTCGTGCCGCACCAGAAGAAAGAAGGCTGGTACTGGCGCGTGACCGACCCGGCCGGCGCGAAACTCAGCGCCCTGAGCGCACACGGCGAGGCGACCCTGACCCCGACCGGCGCGCAGGCGGCCGTGCTCGCCTGCGTCGCCGCCGACCACCACGGCGCGCGGCTCGGGAAGGGCTTCGGCTGGGGCGCGCGCGGCCTGCACCTGGACCTGCCTGAATTCACGCTGGCGCACCCGCTGATGCTGCGGCCCGCCCTGCCCTGCCCCGCCGACTCGCACGTCACCCTGATCGGCACGCCCGACCGGGTCATCACGCCCCCGGCGCACCTGCCCGATGGAACGAACCGGCCCTGA
- a CDS encoding DinB family protein: MSKKTTPTYVPALVTVATVGVAAGAAYVARTRKKEVTELVVNRVLERPAGRSSYSDLGQSLERAGTLLTGRAARAADTHANREVLAHIIGIERWGQQRLNAALGAAADQTDTYHPYRPPQDTTLKDLQALITSTRAGTVDLTRRLGHNPPEDSLTVNHNGLGPMTTKAWLRYLTQHADLESRKLRGE; this comes from the coding sequence ATGAGCAAGAAAACCACCCCCACCTACGTGCCCGCCCTCGTCACGGTCGCCACGGTCGGCGTGGCCGCCGGGGCCGCCTACGTGGCCCGCACCCGCAAGAAAGAAGTCACGGAACTCGTCGTGAACCGCGTGCTGGAACGCCCCGCCGGCCGCAGCAGCTACAGCGACCTCGGGCAGAGCCTCGAACGGGCCGGGACACTCCTGACCGGCCGGGCCGCGCGCGCCGCCGACACCCACGCCAACCGCGAAGTCCTGGCGCACATCATCGGCATTGAACGCTGGGGGCAGCAGCGCCTGAACGCCGCGCTCGGCGCAGCGGCCGACCAGACCGACACGTACCACCCCTACCGCCCCCCGCAGGACACCACCCTGAAAGACTTACAGGCGCTGATCACCAGCACCCGCGCCGGCACCGTCGACCTGACCCGCCGGCTGGGCCACAACCCCCCCGAAGACAGCCTGACCGTCAACCACAACGGCCTGGGCCCCATGACCACCAAGGCGTGGCTACGTTACCTGACGCAGCACGCCGACCTCGAAAGCCGCAAACTGCGCGGCGAGTAA
- a CDS encoding PilT/PilU family type 4a pilus ATPase yields the protein MSVLNSVLTAIVKEGASDIHLRTGSAPAGRVNGVIRRYGDTRLAPEHVEAFTREMMSPAMWDAFTEKREADFAYGIPNLARFRVNAYYQRGTIGLIMRVIEDKAIPTFQQLGLPIETFEALAQHERGLVLVTGPTGSGKTTTLASLLNHINATQPVNIVTLEDPIEVLHRDQMAMISQRELGMDTMSFANGLRASMRQDPDVILIGEMRDKETVEAALSAAQTGHLVFSTLHTQDAIRTVNRIIDFFAPHERDQIRQGLSESIVGIVSQRLLPKATGGRVLGLEILLGTPTVRECIKDPERTEEIKQALQEGGSRGMHTFDQHLAGLVASGLMTEEDAMASATSPHELKIMMMRAQYA from the coding sequence ATGAGTGTCCTGAACAGCGTACTGACCGCCATCGTCAAGGAAGGAGCCAGCGACATCCACCTGCGCACCGGCAGCGCCCCCGCCGGCCGCGTCAACGGCGTGATCAGACGCTACGGCGACACCCGACTCGCCCCCGAACACGTCGAAGCCTTCACCCGCGAAATGATGAGCCCCGCCATGTGGGACGCCTTCACCGAGAAACGCGAAGCCGACTTCGCGTACGGCATCCCCAACCTCGCCCGTTTCCGCGTCAACGCCTACTACCAGCGCGGCACCATCGGCCTGATCATGCGCGTCATCGAAGACAAGGCCATCCCCACCTTCCAGCAACTCGGGCTGCCCATCGAAACCTTCGAAGCGCTCGCCCAGCACGAACGCGGCCTCGTCCTCGTCACCGGCCCCACCGGCAGCGGCAAAACCACCACCCTCGCCAGCCTCCTCAACCACATCAACGCCACCCAACCCGTCAACATCGTCACCCTCGAAGACCCCATCGAAGTCCTGCACCGCGACCAGATGGCCATGATCAGCCAGCGCGAACTCGGCATGGACACCATGAGCTTCGCCAACGGCCTGCGCGCCAGCATGCGCCAGGACCCCGACGTCATCCTCATCGGCGAAATGCGCGACAAGGAAACCGTCGAGGCCGCCCTGTCCGCCGCGCAGACCGGCCACCTCGTCTTCAGCACCCTGCACACCCAGGACGCCATCCGCACCGTCAACCGCATCATCGACTTCTTCGCCCCCCACGAACGCGACCAGATCCGCCAGGGCCTCTCAGAAAGCATCGTCGGCATCGTCAGCCAGCGCCTGCTGCCCAAAGCCACCGGCGGCCGCGTCCTCGGCCTCGAAATCCTGCTCGGCACCCCCACCGTCCGCGAATGCATCAAGGACCCCGAACGCACCGAAGAAATCAAACAGGCCCTCCAGGAAGGCGGCTCACGCGGCATGCACACCTTCGACCAGCACCTCGCCGGCCTCGTCGCCAGCGGCCTCATGACCGAAGAAGACGCCATGGCCAGCGCCACCAGCCCCCACGAACTCAAGATCATGATGATGCGCGCCCAGTACGCCTGA
- a CDS encoding endonuclease domain-containing protein, whose protein sequence is MYSKNLALRARELRNALTPAERRLWFDLLRTHPVKFRRQVPVLGYILDFYAPSARLCIELDGRSHDEAEAQAYDSERSRVLGGAGIRVVRFQNAEVMRNLPGVAALIELALQQ, encoded by the coding sequence ATGTACTCGAAGAATCTGGCTCTGCGTGCGCGGGAGTTGCGGAACGCTCTGACGCCTGCCGAGCGCCGGTTGTGGTTCGATCTGCTGCGTACCCATCCTGTGAAGTTCCGCCGGCAGGTGCCGGTGCTGGGTTACATCCTAGATTTCTACGCGCCGTCTGCCCGGTTGTGCATTGAGCTGGATGGTCGCAGTCATGACGAGGCGGAGGCCCAGGCGTACGATTCCGAGCGGTCGCGGGTGCTGGGTGGGGCGGGGATTCGGGTGGTGCGCTTCCAGAATGCGGAGGTCATGCGGAACCTGCCGGGCGTGGCGGCCCTGATCGAGTTGGCACTCCAGCAATAA